A window of the Arachis duranensis cultivar V14167 chromosome 5, aradu.V14167.gnm2.J7QH, whole genome shotgun sequence genome harbors these coding sequences:
- the LOC107488603 gene encoding uncharacterized protein LOC107488603, whose translation MGLVNGLREGPFSQSIPKGHPTSLSDLQERVEKYINMEENARLRDPSWRPGHSHSSKEKERKPKKKEEVGPERPRRYHSYTPQRVFLVDVYREICHTERLPPPRPIKNKKWGSHSEYCEYHKLYGHSTNDCYDLKNVIEKLTREGRLDRYLMEGSDHHGKRKRDEEDRRDPPPQIPERHIHMISGGFTGGGLTKSSHKRHLKEVYQVKGEVPDLPTISFTKEDGKGIVPRHDDPVVITMILANAHLHRTLVDQGSSADILFKPAFDKLGLDEKELRAYPDTLYGLGNTPIKPLGFIPLHTTFGKGMKSKTLSIDFIVVDVGSAYIVLQ comes from the coding sequence ATGGGCCTAGTAAATGGACTGCGAGAGGGCCCATTCTCCCAGTCCATCCCGAAAGGacatccgacttctttgagTGATTTACAAGAAAGAgttgaaaagtacatcaacatggaagaaaacgctAGGCTACGAGACCCAAGCTGGCGACCTGGGCACTCCCACTCATCAAAGGAGAAGGAGAGAAAGcccaagaagaaagaagaagtcgGGCCTGAAAGGCCCAGGagatatcactcttatactcctcaaCGAGTTTTCCTAGTGGACGTTTACAGGGAAATTTGCCACACCGAGAGGCTACCACCCCCTAGACCCATCAAGAACAAGAAATGGGGGAGTCATAGCGAGtactgcgagtaccataaaCTATATGGGCACTCAACAAATGATTGTTACGACttgaaaaatgtgatagaaaagctgacaagagaaggtcggcttgacagataTCTCATGGAAGGGTCGGACCATCATGGCAAGAGGAAGCGAGATGAGGAAGATCGAAGAGACCCACCACCACAGATCCCGGAAAGACACATACACATGATCTCAGGGGGGTTTACCGGAGGTGGTCTCACAAAGTCATCTCACAAGAGGCACCTGAAAGAAGTCTACCAGGTCAAGGGCGAAGTTCCCGACCTGCCAACCATCtctttcactaaagaagatgggaAAGGCATCGTTCCCAGACACGATGATCCGGTAGTGATTACTATGATCCTTGCCAACGCCCATCTACACAGAACCCTGGTGGATCAAGGGAGCTCGGCCGACATCCTGTTCAAACCAGCATTTGATAAGCTGGGATTGGATGAAAAAGAATTAAGAGCTTACCCAGATACCCTATATGGGCTGGGGAATACACCAATAAAACCATTAGGATTTATACCCCTacacacaacttttggaaagggGATGAAATCCAAAACTCTGAGTATTGACTTCATAGTCGTCGATGTGGGTTCGGCCTATATAGTGCTACAATGA
- the LOC107488659 gene encoding LOW QUALITY PROTEIN: inositol-tetrakisphosphate 1-kinase 3 (The sequence of the model RefSeq protein was modified relative to this genomic sequence to represent the inferred CDS: substituted 2 bases at 2 genomic stop codons), with amino-acid sequence MRLNGEISHREGEGEGEEEAENEVGSSQKVVVGYALTSKKKKSFLQPKFLSFARNKGIFFVAIDLNKPLLEQGPFDVVLHKLSGKEWREVIEEYSEKHPEVTILDPPDAIQHLHNRQSMLQDVADLNLSDCYGKVGVPRQLFVIKNPSTIPYEITKAGMKLPLVAKPLVVDGTAKSHELFLAYDEFSLSELEPPLVLQEFVNHGLXIDLNTITFSAXSSVLVRRFSLPNISEHELSKVDGLFRFPRVSCAAASADEAYLDPTIAEHPPRSLLERLAGELRRRLGLHLFNIDMIREYGTKNVFYVIDINYFPGYGKMPDYEHVFTDFLLSLVQNKFKKKPDT; translated from the exons ATGAGGTTGAACGGAGAAATCTCTCACCGAGAGGGAGAAGGAGAAGGGGAGGAGGAAGCAGAGAACGAAGTAGGTTCGTCGCAGAAAGTTGTGGTCGGGTACGCCTTGACgtccaagaagaagaagagttttctGCAGCCAAAGTTTCTTAGCTTTGCAAG GAATAAGGGGATATTCTTTGTTGCCATTGATCTAAACAAGCCACTGTTAGAACAAGGTCCTTTTGATGTTGTCTTGCATAAG TTGTCAGGAAAAGAGTGGCGTGAGGTTATTGAG gaaTACAGTGAAAAACATCCTGAAGTAACCATCCTTGATCCTCCTGATGCAATTCAACATTTACACAACCGGCAATCCATGCTACAAGATGTGGCAGATCTAAACTTATCTGATTGCTATG GCAAGGTTGGAGTTCCCCGGCAAttgtttgtaataaaaaatcCATCTACTATCCCTTATGAAATCACCAAGGCTGGGATGAAGTTACCATTAG TTGCTAAACCACTAGTTGTGGATGGGACTGCAAAGTCACATGAACTGTTTCTTGCATATGATGAATTCTCTCTTTCAGAGCTTGAACCTCCACTTGTTCTGCAAGAGTTTGTCAATCATGGTTTGTGAATTGATCTGAACACCATAACCTTTTCTGCTTGATCTTCAGTTCTCGTGAGGCGTTTTTCTCTGCCTAATATCAGTGAACATGAGCTATCTAAAGTGGATGGTTTATTCCGATTTCCAAGAGTTTCATGTGCAGCCGCGTCTGCTGATGAAGCTTATCTTGATCCTACTATTGCTG AGCATCCACCAAGATCTTTATTAGAGAGGCTTGCAGGGGAGCTTCGACGTCGTTTG GGACTCCACTTGTTCAACATAGATATGATACGGGAATATGGGACGAAGAATGTGTTTTATGTCATTGATATCAATTACTTTCCTG GATATGGAAAAATGCCAGACTATGAGCACGTATTTACAGACTTCCTACTAAGCTTAGTCCAGAACAAGTTTAAGAAGAAACCTGACACCTGA
- the LOC107488604 gene encoding pentatricopeptide repeat-containing protein At2g15690, mitochondrial-like, with protein sequence MQGMEEIGENRGSIADYGVFLAMLNLCEGTRSLEYRKRVHEFLRRSRFRGEVELNNRLIGMYGKCGNMNIARKVFDRMPERNMSSWHLMIIGYTENRAGDDALLVFQEMKEAGIRPESETFALVLAACAREEAVEEGLLHFELMKEYGIVPTMEHYMEVINILGNTSQLNEAEEFIESKPFQPKDNIWEALRNFARIHEDMDLEDRVEELLACLNPSKAIADKLPTPPRKKQSAINMLEEKNRVAENRCAVPYKEADEKLKGLSG encoded by the coding sequence ATGCAGGGGATGGAAGAAATAGGGGAAAACAGAGGTTCTATTGCTGATTATGGTGTTTTTCTCGCCATGTTGAATTTGTGCGAGGGTACGAGGTCGCTTGAGTATAGGAAAAGGGTTCATGAGTTCTTGAGAAGATCGAGGTTTCGAGGGGAGGTTGAATTGAACAATAGGTTAATTGGAATGTATGGAAAATGTGGTAACATGAATATTGCACGCAAGGTGTTTGATCGAATGCCAGAGAGAAACATGAGTTCTTGGCACTTGATGATCATTGGATACACTGAAAATAGAGCTGGTGATGATGCTTTGTTAGTTTTTCAGGAGATGAAGGAGGCAGGGATACGGCCTGAGAGTGAAACTTTTGCATTGGTTTTGGCTGCGTGTGCAAGGGAAGAAGCTGTAGAGGAAGGATTATTGCACTTTGAATTAATGAAGGAGTATGGAATTGTTCCCACCATGGAGCATTACATGGAGGTCATTAACATTCTGGGTAATACCAGTCAGTTGAATGAAGCTGAGGAGTTCATTGAGAGTAAGCCATTTCAGCCTAAAGATAACATTTGGGAGGCTCTTCGAAATTTTGCTAGGATTCATGAAGATATGGATCTTGAGGATCGTGTGGAGGAGTTGTTGGCATGTCTAAATCCTTCAAAGGCCATTGCTGATAAGCTTCCAACACCTCCAAGGAAGAAACAGTCTGCAATTAACATGCTAGAGGAGAAGAATAGAGTGGCCGAGAATCGGTGTGCCGTTCCATATAAAGAGGCTGATGAGAAATTGAAGGGTTTGAGTGGCTAG